The window CGAACGCGCCCGTGCCGAACGTGGCGAAGATGCCGACGACGCCGATCAGGAAGAAGTAGTCACCGAAGCGGGTGACCAGGAACGCCTTCTTCGCGGCGCTCGGCGGGGCCTCCTCCCGGAAGTGGAAGCCGATCAGGAGGAACGAGCACAGCCCCACCAGCTCGAAGAACATGAACGCCATCAGGATGTTGCTGGCGTACACGAAGTTGAGCATCGAGAAGGTGAACAGGCCCAGCCCGGCGTAGTACCGCGGCAGGCCCGTCTCCCCCTCGTCGTTCATGTAGCCCAGCGAGAAGACGTGCACGAGGAGGCTGATCAGCGAGACGATCAGCAGCATCAGCGCCGTCAGCGGGTCGATCAGGATCCCCAGGTTCAGCGTGAGGCTGTCGATCCCGGTGACCCACGTGAACAGCGTCTCGTTGTACGTCTGGCCGCCGGCGACGGTCAGCGCGACCCAGGCCGACAGCAGGAGCGATCCGCCCGTCGCGGCGATCCCGGCCAGCGCACCCCGCTTGGGCATGCGATTGCCGAGGAACAGCGCGACGAGGAACGATGCGAACGGGAGCAGCGCGATCGCGGGAGCGTAGTCGAATGCACTCATGTTACCACCTCATTGTCGTCGCCTCGGTCACGTCCACGTCCGCGAAGTTGCGGTACAGCACCAGGATGATCCCCAGTCCGACGGCGACCTCGGCGGCGGCCAGCGCCATCACGAACAGCGCGAACACCTGGCCGGTGAGGTTGCCGTACTGGAGCGAGAAGGCCACCAGGTTGATGTTGGCGGCGTTGAGGATCAGCTCGACGGACATCAGGAATATCAGGGCGTTCCGGCGGGTCAGCACGCCGAACACGCCGATACAGAACACCGCCGCCGACAGCAGGAGGTAGTACTGGGAGGGGATCACCGGCCGTCACCTCCCTCGTCCTCGCGCCTAGCCAGCATGATCGACCCGTCCAGTGCCGCGTCGAGCAGCACTGCGATCAGGAGGAAGGCGGCGAGGAAGCCTTCGCTCGCGACTGCCGCGCCGTCGCCCGTCACGGCCGCGGGGTCGATGTCGAACAGCGCCGCGCCGATGCTGCGCACGACGGCCGCGTCGGCGCCGAAGCCGGTCGGCTCCGGGAACGACGCGTTCAGGAAGGCCGCCGCCATGACGGCGAACAGCGCGACGGCGGCCAGTCCCGGCACCAGCGTCGACTCGGTGCGGAGCTCGGGACGGCTCATGACGCCACCTCGAGGACGCTCTCGTCTCTCCGGGTGAGCATCACCGCGAAGGTGACCAGGATCAACACACCGCCGACGTACACGAGGATCTGCATCGCGGCGACGAACTCGGC of the Halomicrobium salinisoli genome contains:
- the nuoK gene encoding NADH-quinone oxidoreductase subunit NuoK, with amino-acid sequence MIPSQYYLLLSAAVFCIGVFGVLTRRNALIFLMSVELILNAANINLVAFSLQYGNLTGQVFALFVMALAAAEVAVGLGIILVLYRNFADVDVTEATTMRW
- a CDS encoding proton-conducting membrane transporter, whose translation is MSRPELRTESTLVPGLAAVALFAVMAAAFLNASFPEPTGFGADAAVVRSIGAALFDIDPAAVTGDGAAVASEGFLAAFLLIAVLLDAALDGSIMLARREDEGGDGR